A genome region from Penaeus monodon isolate SGIC_2016 unplaced genomic scaffold, NSTDA_Pmon_1 PmonScaffold_12282, whole genome shotgun sequence includes the following:
- the LOC119569057 gene encoding LOW QUALITY PROTEIN: uncharacterized lyase C29B12.13-like (The sequence of the model RefSeq protein was modified relative to this genomic sequence to represent the inferred CDS: inserted 1 base in 1 codon): MEPISGSCLCKGVQYCIPSKTSQWLRCHCSMCRKAIGAEHCTYFAVPVAKVEFKSKDTLKTXRSSEDAERSFCSNCGCSICMKYGVEKNTIWFNAATLDVKVPVVDPHQIFTKDKFEYLDVMAQSHGTPDISAWVVDSAKSLA, translated from the exons ATGGAGCCCATCTCAGGATCCTGCCTGTGCAAGGGAGTCCAGTACTGCATCCCCAGCAAGACCTCGCAGTGGCTCCGTTGCCATTGCTCGATGTGCAGGAAGGCAATCGGCGCCGAACACTGCACCTACTTCGCCGTTCCCGTCGCCAAGGTCGAGTTCAAAAGCAAGGACACCCTCAAGA TCAGGAGCTCTGAGGATGCCGAGAGGTCCTTCTGCAGCAACTGCGGCTGTTCGATCTGCATGAAGTACGGCGTGGAGAAAAACACGATCTGGTTCAACGCCGCTACGCTCGACGTGAAGGTCCCTGTCGTCGACCCCCACCAGATCTTCACCAAGGACAAGTTCGAGTACCTGGACGTCATGGCTCAGTCCCATGGCACTCCCGATATATCCGCATGGGTGGTAGACAGTGCTAAGAGCTTGgcttaa